One Salvelinus sp. IW2-2015 linkage group LG35, ASM291031v2, whole genome shotgun sequence DNA segment encodes these proteins:
- the scap gene encoding sterol regulatory element-binding protein cleavage-activating protein, which produces MAMDCIGSSDAFKLGILGSIVRRSLDAPRRSVLAHPRTAPPDGRQLTPPHRMTVRERLREKISAAFYRHGLLCASYPVPIILFTSASILACCYPLLRLPLPGTGPVEFTTRVRDYTVPSHEPQGDLGERPDWYRGPPVAYIQPVLVKAAVSPWDSTLVPVDVFRSPLGRVFSLLEEIRNHVHDDGSGVRSLEALCLQVTDLLPGLRRMQRVLPEHGCLLVSPGNYWQNQRELFDSDPDLLKTVHQHEPKGLHTSATLRGREGRKGGKGYISILPVIPITLHLSPREAIETRHPQDTRHPPPPSLKTNDLPADLTLYKSVKLRIAQEHATVCFQEFCLFAVVGLVSDFFLQMFFFTTVLSIDIRRMELADLNRRLPAEAGMPLPKPGPLRPREAPPPPRPSPHTITLQTPAFRNLRLPKRLRVVYFLARTRLAQRFIMVGTVIWIGILAYTDPAGLRTYLAAQVSEQSPLGEGGAGGLPPHLGVAPVFPGPGGDPASTLSVLPAPAEPTPLPENQSQGHHRVPREGVPHQAPPLVPQISWGAEDEEGWRKLSFRHWPSLFSYYNITLAKRYISILPVIPVTLHLSPREAIETRHPQDTRHPPPPSLKTNDLPADLTLYKVAALGLAAGVLLVLLLFCLYRVLCSRNYGQNGVAHGRRRHGDLPCDDYGYSPPISEISPLLLRGHSMDIECLASDGMLLASCCLAGQIRVWDTQTGDCLTVIPKHGLRRSSSSGCWEQRDGWDAVGVAEPENLGGGTEPGGGVFDEDEGYPLRRRTTPRPALFENQPDLTPLIDTNFDSQPPSHHLLTPPRDGFDFGGLVEKAYLEHELPSLGLTASYPSSSPLSGPPPQRRRSLGYIQPPAPQGQGTPDWESAVWAMELRGNLIAAGRSNGKLELWDAVEGSLRCSNEDGVSGITALAFLNNRXVAARLDGSLDFFTVDINKPLGLLQYRGPPGRSNIPPSTCYSSEDVISCQLTRSVQCAHQKPITVLRAAAGRVVTGSQDHTVRVYRLEDSCCLFTLQGHSGGITAIYIDQTMVLASGGQDGAICLWDVLTGSRVSHVYGHRGDVTSLVCTTSCVISSGLDDLICIWDRSTGIKLYSIQQEVGXGASLGVISESLLVTGGQGCVSFWDLNFGDLLQTVYLGQSSDGQGVRQLVVLNNAAIVCDFGSELSLVYVPXVLEKLD; this is translated from the exons ATGGCAATGGACTGTATAGGATCCAGTGATGCCTTCAAACTGGGGATTTTAGGAAGCATCGTTAGGAg GTCCCTGGATGCCCCGCGGCGCTCCGTCCTCGCCCACCCGCGCACGGCGCCCCCTGATGGCCGGCAGCTGACCCCGCCCCACAGGATGACGGTGAGAGAGCGGCTGCGGGAGAAGATCTCCGCGGCGTTCTACCGCCACGGGCTGCTGTGCGCCTCCTATCCGGTGCCCATCATCCTCTTCACCTCCGCCAGTATCCTCGCCTGCTG ttACCCCCTGCTGCGGCTGCCTCTGCCGGGGACCGGGCCGGTGGAGTTCACCACACGGGTCCGAGATTACACCGTCCCTTCCCATGAGCCCCAGGGAGACCTCGGCGAGCGGCCTGACTGG TATCGGGGTCCTCCGGTGGCCTACATCCAGCCGGTCCTGGTGAAGGCAGCCGTGTCTCCCTGGGACAGTACGCTGGTCCCTGTGGACGTGTTCCGCTCCCCACTGGGCCGCGTGTTCAGCCTGCTGGAGGAGATCCGCAACCATGTACACGACGACGG TTCTGGGGTCAGGAGCTTGGAGGCGCTCTGCCTGCAGGTGACGGACCTGTTGCCGGGGTTACGGCGTATGCAGAGAGTGCTGCCGGAGCACGGTTGTCTGCTGGTCTCCCCTGGCAACTACTGGCAGAACCAGCGGGAGCTGTTTGACTCTGACCCCGACCTGCTGAAGACCGTCCACCAGCACGAACCCAAAGGACTGcacacctctgccacactgagaggtagagaggggaggaagggagggaaggg ATACATCAGCATCCTGCCTGTCATCCCCATCACGCTTCACCTGAGCCCCCGGGAGGCCATCGAGACGCGTCACCCCCAGGACACACGCCACCCCCCGCCGCCCAGCCTCAAAACTAACGATCTGCCCGCAGACCTCACGCTCTACAAGTCA GTCAAACTACGCATCGCTCAgg AACATGCCACAGTGTGTTTCCAGGAGTTCTGTCTGTTTGCTGTGGTGGGGCTGGTGTCTGACTTCTTCCTTCAGATGTTTTTCTTCACCACAGTTCTTTCCATTGACATCCGACGCATggag TTGGCCGATCTGAACCGGCGTCTTCCGGCCGAGGCGGGGATGCCCCTTCCCAAACCGGGCCCCCTGCGCCCTCGGGAGGCGCCTCCTCCCCCACGGCCCTcgccccacaccatcaccctgCAGACGCCCGCCTTCAGGAACCTGCGTCTGCCCAAGAGGCTCCGTGTGGTCTACTTCCTGGCCCGCACYCGTCTGGCCCAGCGCTTCATCATG GTGGGTACAGTGATCTGGATCGGCATCCTGGCCTACACGGACCCCGCTGGCCTCCGTACCTACCTGGCAGCCCAGGTGTCTGAACAGAGCCCCCTGGGGGAGGGCGGGGCCGGGGGTCTGCCCCCCCACCTGGGAGTAGCCCCGGTCTTCCCTGGACCAGGAGGGGACCCCGCCAGCACCCTCAGTGTCCTCCCTGCCCCCGCTGAACCCACCCCGCTTCCAGAGAACCAGTCCCAGGGCCACCACAGGGTCCCCAGGGAAGGAGTACCCCACCAGGCCCCACCCCTGGTGCCCCAGATCAGCTGGGGGGCGGAGGATGAGGAGGGCTGGAGAAAGCTGTCTTTCAGACACTGGCCCTCGCTCTTCAGCTACTATAATATTACTCTGGCAAAGAG ATACATCAGCATCCTGCCTGTCATTCCCGTCACACTTCACCTGAGCCCCCGGGAGGCCATCGAGACGCGTCACCCCCAGGACACACGCCACCCCCCGCCGCCCAGCCTCAAAACTAACGACCTGCCCGCAGACCTCACGCTCTACAA ggtAGCAGCTCTGGGCCTGGCGGCAGGGGTTCTGCTGGTGCTGCTGCTCTTCTGTCTCTACCGGGTCCTCTGTTCACGCAACTACGGCCAGAACGGCGTGGCCCACGGACGCCGTCGCCACGGTGACCTGCCCTGCGACGACTACGGCTACTCGCCACCCATCAGCGAGATCTCCCCCCTGCTGCTGCGTGGACACAGCATG gATATAGAGTGTCTGGCGAGTGATGGCATGCTGTTGGCCAGTTGTTGTCTGGCAGGACAGATCCGTGTGTGGGACACTCAGACTGGAGACTGCCTCACCGTCATTCCTAAACATGG GCTGCGGCGGAGTAGCAGCAGTGGCTGCTGGGAGCAGCGGGATGGTTGGGATGCCGTGGGTGTGGCCGAACCTGAAAATCTGGGGGGCGGGACAGAACCAGGGGGTGGGGTTTTCGACGAGGACGAGGGCTACCCCCTCAGGCGGCGGACCACCCCACGTCCTGCCCTCTTTGAGAACCAACCCGACCTCACCCCCCTCATCGACACCAACTTTGACTCCCAGCCCCCCTCCCACCACCTCCTCACCCCGCCCAGGGATGGCTTTGACTTCGGGGGGCTGGTGGAGAAGGCCTACCTGGAGCACGAGCTTCCCTCGCTGGGCCTCACTGcctcctacccctcctcctcacccctgtcGGGACCCCCTCCCCAGAGGAGACGCAGCCTGGGGTACATCCAGCCTCCTGCTCCACAGGGCCAGGGAACCCCGGACTGGGAAAGCGCCGTGTGGGCCATGGAGCTCCGGGGGAACCTCATCGCTGCTGGGAGGAGCAACGGCAAACTGGAG CTGTGGGACGCAGTGGAGGGCTCGTTACGCTGCAGTAATGAAGATGGCGTCTCAGGGATCACGGCCCTGGCCTTCCTCAACAACAGGKTRGTGGCGGCCAGACTCGACGGCTCTCTAGACTTCTTCACTGTCGACATCAACAAGCCTCTGGGCTTACTGCAGTACAGAG gTCCCCCCGGGCGTAGTAACATACCGCCCTCGACCTGCTACAGCAGTGAGGATGTGATCTCATGCCAGCTGACGCGCTCGGTGCAGTGTGCCCACCAGAAACCCATCACGGTGCTGCGAGCCGCTGCCGGCAGAGTGGTCACGGGCAGCCAGGACCACACCGTCAGG GTGTATCGTCTGGAGGACTCATGCTGTCTCTTCACGCTCCAGGGACACTCTGGGGGAATCACTGCCATCTACATAGACCAG ACCATGGTTCTGGCCAGTGGGGGGCAGGACGGAGCAATCTGTCTGTGGGATGTGCTGACGGGCAGCCGGGTGAGCCACGTGTACGGTCACCGTGGCGATGTGACCTCGCTGGTGTGCACCACATCGTGCGTGATCAGCAGCGGCCTCGACGACCTCATCTGCATCTGGGACCGCAGCACGGGCATCAAGCTCTACTCCATACAGCAG GAGGTGGGCTGRGGTGCCAGTCTGGGGGTGATCTCTGAGTCTCTCCTGGTGACAGGGGGCCAGGGCTGTGTGTCCTTCTGGGACCTGAACTTTGGGGACCTTCTCCAGACGGTCTACCTGGGCCAGAGCAGCGACGGCCAGGGGGTCCGCCAGCTCGTGGTGCTGAACAACGCCGCCATCGTCTGCGACTTTGGCTCCGAGCTCAGCCTGGTCTACGTACCCMCGGTGCTGGAGAAGCTGGACTGA